One window of Candidatus Mycobacterium wuenschmannii genomic DNA carries:
- the glnX gene encoding protein kinase G-activating protein GlnX, whose product MTVELAHPSTEPLGSRSPIEPAHPRWWFVATTPGRILSIGLVLAILGGLSAFATSTTINQRQHALTTVLSHTEPLAFAAGRLYTTLSVADAAAATAFIAQAEPRTVRQRYEQAITDAAVAVTRASSGLTDEPLVQLLGRVNAELAVYTGLIEIARTNNRAGNPVGSSYLSEASTLMQATILPDAARLYSQTSQRVDAETTASTQIPAPVILVVLATAIFGAFSHRWLARRTKRRINPGLVAGALAILVMVVWVGTALAISTSGSRSAKNTAAESLKTITNLSISAQQARADETLSLIRRGDEEVRKQSFYDRIDAMHKQLDEYLARRDAVDKNDLQGADKVLNQWRRADDRINSYISVGNYRAATQVALGSGEDDSTPAFDKLDRALVKAMEQSRHELREDVLNARRGLAGATVGGIVLSLGAAVAVALGLWPRLMEYR is encoded by the coding sequence GTGACCGTTGAGTTGGCGCACCCGTCGACTGAGCCGCTGGGTTCGCGGTCGCCGATCGAGCCGGCACACCCCCGGTGGTGGTTCGTGGCGACGACGCCTGGCCGCATCCTGTCGATCGGCCTGGTGCTGGCCATTCTCGGCGGACTGAGCGCGTTCGCCACCTCGACCACCATCAACCAGCGGCAACACGCGCTGACGACCGTCCTCAGCCACACCGAACCGCTGGCCTTCGCTGCCGGGCGGCTCTACACCACGCTCTCGGTGGCCGACGCCGCCGCGGCGACCGCGTTCATTGCCCAGGCTGAGCCGCGCACCGTCCGGCAACGCTACGAGCAGGCCATCACCGACGCCGCCGTCGCCGTCACCCGTGCCTCCAGCGGTCTGACCGACGAGCCGCTGGTGCAGTTACTCGGTCGGGTCAACGCCGAACTGGCGGTCTACACCGGCCTGATCGAGATCGCGCGAACGAACAACCGCGCAGGCAATCCGGTCGGCTCGTCGTATCTGTCCGAGGCGTCGACGCTGATGCAAGCGACGATCCTGCCGGACGCCGCGCGGCTCTACAGCCAAACCTCGCAACGCGTCGATGCCGAGACCACGGCGTCCACTCAGATCCCGGCGCCGGTGATTTTGGTCGTCCTCGCCACCGCGATCTTCGGCGCGTTTTCGCACCGCTGGCTCGCACGTCGCACCAAGCGACGGATCAACCCCGGTCTTGTCGCCGGTGCGCTGGCAATTCTCGTTATGGTGGTCTGGGTGGGAACCGCGCTCGCGATATCCACCAGCGGCAGTCGTAGCGCCAAAAACACTGCGGCAGAGTCACTGAAGACGATCACCAATCTGTCCATCAGTGCGCAGCAGGCGCGGGCCGACGAGACCCTGTCCCTGATTCGTCGCGGGGACGAAGAAGTGCGCAAACAGTCCTTCTACGACCGCATCGACGCCATGCACAAACAGCTCGACGAGTACCTCGCGCGTCGTGACGCCGTGGACAAGAACGACCTGCAGGGCGCCGACAAGGTCCTGAATCAGTGGCGACGGGCCGACGACCGGATCAATTCCTACATCTCGGTCGGTAACTACCGGGCCGCCACGCAGGTGGCACTGGGCAGTGGCGAGGACGACTCCACACCCGCCTTCGACAAACTCGACCGCGCCCTAGTGAAGGCCATGGAGCAGAGCCGTCACGAATTGCGCGAAGACGTGTTGAATGCGCGACGTGGGCTGGCCGGCGCCACCGTGGGCGGCATCGTGCTCAGCCTCGGCGCGGCGGTTGCGGTCGCGCTCGGACTGTGGCCGCGGCTGATGGAGTACCGATGA
- a CDS encoding NUDIX hydrolase produces the protein MRGDGDGWVVSDTGSPHWGRFGAAGLLLRAPRSDGLPSVLLQHRAPWSHQGGTWGLPGGARDSHETPEEAAVREAHEEAGLPADLVAVRATVITARASGTDWTYTTVVADTSHQLATVANFESAEMRWVGEDEVHQLPLHPGFAASWQRLRTALGMVPWSAGEPSEPGREIEIGDSGLMLRIVGLPA, from the coding sequence GTGCGCGGCGACGGCGACGGATGGGTGGTGTCCGACACCGGCAGCCCGCATTGGGGGAGGTTCGGCGCGGCCGGGCTGCTGCTCCGTGCCCCGCGGTCGGACGGCTTGCCCTCGGTATTGCTGCAGCACCGCGCGCCGTGGAGCCATCAGGGCGGCACGTGGGGACTGCCGGGCGGCGCCCGCGACAGCCATGAAACCCCTGAAGAGGCCGCCGTCCGGGAGGCGCATGAGGAAGCCGGTCTGCCCGCCGACTTGGTGGCGGTGCGGGCGACGGTGATCACCGCGAGGGCGAGCGGCACCGACTGGACCTACACCACCGTCGTCGCCGACACGTCCCATCAGCTGGCGACCGTGGCGAACTTCGAGAGCGCCGAGATGCGCTGGGTCGGCGAAGACGAGGTGCACCAGCTGCCGCTACACCCCGGCTTCGCGGCCAGCTGGCAACGGCTGCGTACCGCCCTGGGCATGGTGCCGTGGAGTGCGGGCGAACCGAGCGAGCCGGGGCGCGAGATCGAGATCGGCGACAGCGGCCTGATGCTTCGCATCGTGGGCTTGCCCGCCTAA